One window of Magallana gigas chromosome 2, xbMagGiga1.1, whole genome shotgun sequence genomic DNA carries:
- the LOC105321971 gene encoding titin homolog isoform X3: MKSIEMTDQERRTRVDDLSPKRSVAQGSSAKSDHVVDINLDLDPDLMLEVDIPLDNTDRTPSTHSRRTSARTKSGSRKVMSAGNDKNCQSARSHVYIKTRARPMKPHETEPFLCIDNISPDKLQLMAEREANCASKSGSRKDSRSKTPVISTNQNFPFWATAKSPYSSPIPPRKVSRKTNGANDSRSSKWSSSRCGARTPSSMMFLSPNPASRANQHVKSPFKHAVPKKKDFDDSSTFSERSHVRTPASELKERTAVATYCVGRVLNKEKEKSEQKKAQGKLLKGKLKPLKPVHVEGPSINNCRGILSETRSHASPPNNRTLTRRRELIQRIPNVHEFLYERPRTVESIHRTSVASSLDENRELKDDEETPPDTSRLSPIDSDVNMPVAPPASMATTYKMVDGTLQPTPTPRNLTELQSTSTRENFLKKGDSSSNFNDNTSKRLEPDNTMMTTFEEPERSRTPEDRSKFVRFADGVHPEKPSKELTEEEIQNENVMEVEVTIKNQDKKEKEEKGKSSCKTEDIGNVKKKDDEEDPYGEGSKGPNGNKTAKEINRSEGSGKSKGTERSDENKENYGKQRSGDHQPSKDELKIETTQLLASSEPLKKSGTSTHYTLLSSSHESSTPSVLNIQTVIHGSSIHHLVGPESPHRSRSPSPSRSPTRASSRSQTPSSVKSKADKSNKLIRPSSANQQTRKHRRVSRESQSSADTLTARKSKVYFEGEKPPRQSVFVETEGNGGVSVGLKEDRALTFEEIEAELNALKEDIEERRKFEDVDKISIDDDSDDDSTMDEVNVDLICLPTNNEQENVQEDMSDYNMLLDVYRKKCMDVSENCGVLSEALISPRKMLSRPRSGGALKDRKTNKNAGSRRNSFHFERTPHSSRSSIPPGENNLKHTTSEISIADSGYSMASSDVSHRVESPDVPRLNLQAEETSDIGQMESDRTEDKTLLELVCDELPDIQQTSEGLPEKRKQEEKMDLEIVANTKEIQKPKIKRKPNPSQSAPFAPLCFNVNARPPDGYIYYFAYGADMNPSRISTYIHRKVENRFWGLLFGFNLVFNKKGSDIEAGAFANIEFNPFCSTEGCIYQITPQELELLDKFVGYPEHYEHLMLPVWMTNSLEGDKLGVAQYCVPAVMYIAQQKWIAKDNEKLNCDYALTQCIKSSDLVTPNYRDHLVNKAGTIEIQS, translated from the exons ATG AAATCGATAGAAATGACGGATCAAGAGAGGAGAACGAGAGTAGATGACCTATCGCCTAAACGTTCTGTGGCTCAAGGGTCTTCAGCTAAATCCGATCATGTGGTTGATATAAATTTGGATCTAGATCCAGATTTAATGCTGGAAGTTGACATTCCCCTAGACAACACGGACAGAACGCCATCTACGCACAGTCGGAGGACTTCAGCGAGAACAAAGTCTGGATCCAGGAAAGTGATGTCCGCTGGCAATGACAAGAATTGTCAAAGTGCTAGATCACATGTGTACATAAAGACTAGAGCAAGACCCATGAAACCCCACGAG ACAGAGCCATTCTTGTGTATAGACAACATTTCACCAGACAAACTACAACTAATGGCAG aAAGAGAAGCCAATTGTGCCTCTAAGAGTGGATCCCGCAAAGACAGTCGATCCAAAACTCCAGTCATATCAACCAATCAGAACTTTCCATTCTGGGCAACTGCCAAATCCCCTTACAGTTCTCCAATTCCTCCAAG AAAAGTATCTCGAAAAACAAATGGTGCAAACGACAGTCGGAGTTCAAAGTG GAGTTCTTCACGATGCGGCGCTCGAACCCCTTCCTCAATGATGTTTCTCTCACCGAATCCAGCCTCTCGGGCAAACCAGCATGTCAAATCACCATTCAAGCACGCTGTCCCAAAGAAAAAGGACTTCGATGACAGCTCTACATTCAGT gaaagATCCCATGTGCGTACTCCTGCTTCTGAGCTTAAGGAGCGTACAGCGGTTGCAACGTACTGTGTGGGGAGAGTGCTCAATAAAGAGAAGGAAAAATCGGAACAGAAAAAAGCCCAAGGAAAACTTCTGAAGGGAAA GTTAAAGCCACTGAAACCTGTTCATGTGGAGGGACCCTCAATCAATAATTGCAGAGGAATTTTGTCAG AAACAAGAAGTCACGCATCCCCGCCAAATAACAGAACACTAACACGTCGCAGAGAGTTGATTCAGAGAATCCCTAATGTGCATGAGTTCCTGTATGAGCGTCCTCGGACAGTTGAGTCCATTCACAGAACATCTGTGGCCTCGAGCTTGGACGAGAACAGAGAACTCAAAGATGATGAGGAGACTCCCCCTGATACCAGCAG ACTGTCACCAATAGATTCAGATGTCAACATGCCTGTGGCCCCACCAGCTTCCATGGCAACAACATACAAAATGGTGGACGGAACGC TTCAACCCACACCAACCCCTAGGAACCTAACAGAGCTACAGTCCACAAGTACTCGTGagaactttttaaagaaaggaGACTCAAGCTCCAATTTCAATGACAACACTTCAAAGCGACTAGAGCCGGACAACACAATGATGACAACATTTGAGGAACCAGAAAGATCGAGAACCCCAGAAGACAGGTCAAAGTTTGTCCGGTTTGCTGATGGGGTCCATCCCGAGAAGCCATCAAAGGAGTTGACTGAAGAGGAGATACAGAACGAGAATGTGATGGAGGTGGAAGTTACCATTAAAAATCaggataaaaaagaaaaggaagaaAAAGGAAAATCATCATGTAAAACAGAGGATATTGGTAATGTGAAAAAGAAAGATGATGAGGAGGATCCCTATGGTGAGGGAAGTAAGGGGCCAAATGGAAATAAAACGGCAAAGGAAATTAATCGATCAGAAGGTAGTGGTAAAAGTAAAGGCACAGAGAGAAGTGATGAGAACAAAGAGAATTATGGGAAACAAAGGAGTGGTGATCACCAGCCATCCAAGGATGAGTTAAAAATAGAAACCACACAACTCTTAGCAAGCAGTGAACCACTGAAAAAATCTGGTACAAGCACTCATTACACACTGCTTTCTTCTAGTCATGAGAGCTCAACACCAAGTGTACTGAACATACAAACTGTGATTCACGGAAGCTCCATTCATCATCTTGTGGGACCAGAGAGTCCTCATCGCAGCAGGTCTCCTAGTCCATCCAGAAGTCCAACCCGAGCTTCATCCAGGAGTCAAACTCCATCCTCAGTCAAATCCAAAGCGGATAAATCCAATAAGCTCATCCGACCCTCCTCAGCCAATCAGCAAACTAGAAAGCATAGGAGGGTGTCCAGGGAATCTCAGAGCTCTGCTGACACACTCACAGCCAGGAAATCAAAGGTGTACTTTGAGGGTGAGAAGCCTCCCAGACAGTCGGTGTTTGTGGAGACTGAGGGAAATGGTGGGGTTTCTGTGGGACTCAAGGAGGACAGGGCCCTCACATTCGAGGAGATTGAGGCAGAGCTCAATGCTTTAAAAGAGGATATAGAAGAGAGAAGGAAGTTCGAGGACGTGGACAAGATTTCTATTGATGATGACAGTGATGATGATAGTACGATGGATGAAGTCAATGTGGATTTGATTTGTTTACCTACCAATAACGAGCAAGAAAATGTTCAGGAGGACATGAGTGACTACAACATGTTGTTAGATGTGTATCGCAAAAAATGTATGGACGTCAGTGAGAACTGTGGTGTCTTAAGTGAGGCACTGATTTCACCGAGGAAAATGTTATCAAGACCTAGAAGTGGAGGGGCGTTGAAAGACAGGAAAACCAACAAAAACGCTGGAAGCAGAaggaacagttttcattttgagAGAACTCCACATAGCAGCAGGAGTAGCATTCCACCAGGAGAAAACAATTTGAAACACACCACTTCAGAAATTTCTATCGCAGACAGTGGTTACAGCATGGCCTCTAGTGATGTCAGTCACAGAGTTGAGAGTCCCGACGTGCCACGACTGAATCTTCAGGCCGAGGAGACCAGCGACATAGGACAGATGGAGTCTGACCGGACCGAGGACAAGACGTTACTGGAACTGGTGTGTGATGAACTACCCGACATACAGCAG ACTTCTGAAGGGTTACCAGAGAAAAGAAAACA AGAGGAGAAGATGGACCTAGAAATTGTTGCCAATACAAAGGAAATTCAAAAGCCTAA AATCAAGAGAAAACCAAATCCCTCCCAAAGTGCCCCGTTTGCACCATTATGCTTCAATGTCAATGCTAGACCCCCTGACGGATACATCTACTACTTTGCTTATGGTGCAGACATGAACCCATCCAG AATCTCTACATACATCCATAGGAAGGTTGAAAACAGATTTTGGGGGCTGCTGTTTGGTTTTAATTTAGTTTTCAACAAAAAAG GATCTGACATTGAGGCTGGTGCATTTGCTAACATTGAATTCAATCCATTCTGTTCTACAGAGGGGTGTATTTACCAAATAACTCCTCAGGAGCTTGAACTCTTAGACAAATTTGTTGGCTACCCTGAG CATTATGAGCACCTGATGTTACCTGTTTGGATGACAAATTCCCTAGAGGGAGACAAACTAGGTGTGGCCCAGTACTGTGTACCCGCTGTCATGTACATAGCTCAACAAAAGTGGATTGCGAAGG ataATGAGAAACTGAACTGTGACTATGCTTTGACTCAGTGCATCAAAAGTTCTGACCTAGTAACTCCCAACTATAGGGATCACCTAGTGAACAAGGCAGGGACCATCGAAATACAGAGCTAA
- the LOC105321971 gene encoding uncharacterized protein isoform X4 produces the protein MKSIEMTDQERRTRVDDLSPKRSVAQGSSAKSDHVVDINLDLDPDLMLEVDIPLDNTDRTPSTHSRRTSARTKSGSRKVMSAGNDKNCQSARSHVYIKTRARPMKPHETEPFLCIDNISPDKLQLMAEREANCASKSGSRKDSRSKTPVISTNQNFPFWATAKSPYSSPIPPRSSSRCGARTPSSMMFLSPNPASRANQHVKSPFKHAVPKKKDFDDSSTFSERSHVRTPASELKERTAVATYCVGRVLNKEKEKSEQKKAQGKLLKGKSVYPIGDYIWLKPLKPVHVEGPSINNCRGILSETRSHASPPNNRTLTRRRELIQRIPNVHEFLYERPRTVESIHRTSVASSLDENRELKDDEETPPDTSRLSPIDSDVNMPVAPPASMATTYKMVDGTLQPTPTPRNLTELQSTSTRENFLKKGDSSSNFNDNTSKRLEPDNTMMTTFEEPERSRTPEDRSKFVRFADGVHPEKPSKELTEEEIQNENVMEVEVTIKNQDKKEKEEKGKSSCKTEDIGNVKKKDDEEDPYGEGSKGPNGNKTAKEINRSEGSGKSKGTERSDENKENYGKQRSGDHQPSKDELKIETTQLLASSEPLKKSGTSTHYTLLSSSHESSTPSVLNIQTVIHGSSIHHLVGPESPHRSRSPSPSRSPTRASSRSQTPSSVKSKADKSNKLIRPSSANQQTRKHRRVSRESQSSADTLTARKSKVYFEGEKPPRQSVFVETEGNGGVSVGLKEDRALTFEEIEAELNALKEDIEERRKFEDVDKISIDDDSDDDSTMDEVNVDLICLPTNNEQENVQEDMSDYNMLLDVYRKKCMDVSENCGVLSEALISPRKMLSRPRSGGALKDRKTNKNAGSRRNSFHFERTPHSSRSSIPPGENNLKHTTSEISIADSGYSMASSDVSHRVESPDVPRLNLQAEETSDIGQMESDRTEDKTLLELVCDELPDIQQTSEGLPEKRKQEEKMDLEIVANTKEIQKPKIKRKPNPSQSAPFAPLCFNVNARPPDGYIYYFAYGADMNPSRISTYIHRKVENRFWGLLFGFNLVFNKKGSDIEAGAFANIEFNPFCSTEGCIYQITPQELELLDKFVGYPEHYEHLMLPVWMTNSLEGDKLGVAQYCVPAVMYIAQQKWIAKDNEKLNCDYALTQCIKSSDLVTPNYRDHLVNKAGTIEIQS, from the exons ATG AAATCGATAGAAATGACGGATCAAGAGAGGAGAACGAGAGTAGATGACCTATCGCCTAAACGTTCTGTGGCTCAAGGGTCTTCAGCTAAATCCGATCATGTGGTTGATATAAATTTGGATCTAGATCCAGATTTAATGCTGGAAGTTGACATTCCCCTAGACAACACGGACAGAACGCCATCTACGCACAGTCGGAGGACTTCAGCGAGAACAAAGTCTGGATCCAGGAAAGTGATGTCCGCTGGCAATGACAAGAATTGTCAAAGTGCTAGATCACATGTGTACATAAAGACTAGAGCAAGACCCATGAAACCCCACGAG ACAGAGCCATTCTTGTGTATAGACAACATTTCACCAGACAAACTACAACTAATGGCAG aAAGAGAAGCCAATTGTGCCTCTAAGAGTGGATCCCGCAAAGACAGTCGATCCAAAACTCCAGTCATATCAACCAATCAGAACTTTCCATTCTGGGCAACTGCCAAATCCCCTTACAGTTCTCCAATTCCTCCAAG GAGTTCTTCACGATGCGGCGCTCGAACCCCTTCCTCAATGATGTTTCTCTCACCGAATCCAGCCTCTCGGGCAAACCAGCATGTCAAATCACCATTCAAGCACGCTGTCCCAAAGAAAAAGGACTTCGATGACAGCTCTACATTCAGT gaaagATCCCATGTGCGTACTCCTGCTTCTGAGCTTAAGGAGCGTACAGCGGTTGCAACGTACTGTGTGGGGAGAGTGCTCAATAAAGAGAAGGAAAAATCGGAACAGAAAAAAGCCCAAGGAAAACTTCTGAAGGGAAA ATCTGTCTATCCCATTGGTGATTACATATG GTTAAAGCCACTGAAACCTGTTCATGTGGAGGGACCCTCAATCAATAATTGCAGAGGAATTTTGTCAG AAACAAGAAGTCACGCATCCCCGCCAAATAACAGAACACTAACACGTCGCAGAGAGTTGATTCAGAGAATCCCTAATGTGCATGAGTTCCTGTATGAGCGTCCTCGGACAGTTGAGTCCATTCACAGAACATCTGTGGCCTCGAGCTTGGACGAGAACAGAGAACTCAAAGATGATGAGGAGACTCCCCCTGATACCAGCAG ACTGTCACCAATAGATTCAGATGTCAACATGCCTGTGGCCCCACCAGCTTCCATGGCAACAACATACAAAATGGTGGACGGAACGC TTCAACCCACACCAACCCCTAGGAACCTAACAGAGCTACAGTCCACAAGTACTCGTGagaactttttaaagaaaggaGACTCAAGCTCCAATTTCAATGACAACACTTCAAAGCGACTAGAGCCGGACAACACAATGATGACAACATTTGAGGAACCAGAAAGATCGAGAACCCCAGAAGACAGGTCAAAGTTTGTCCGGTTTGCTGATGGGGTCCATCCCGAGAAGCCATCAAAGGAGTTGACTGAAGAGGAGATACAGAACGAGAATGTGATGGAGGTGGAAGTTACCATTAAAAATCaggataaaaaagaaaaggaagaaAAAGGAAAATCATCATGTAAAACAGAGGATATTGGTAATGTGAAAAAGAAAGATGATGAGGAGGATCCCTATGGTGAGGGAAGTAAGGGGCCAAATGGAAATAAAACGGCAAAGGAAATTAATCGATCAGAAGGTAGTGGTAAAAGTAAAGGCACAGAGAGAAGTGATGAGAACAAAGAGAATTATGGGAAACAAAGGAGTGGTGATCACCAGCCATCCAAGGATGAGTTAAAAATAGAAACCACACAACTCTTAGCAAGCAGTGAACCACTGAAAAAATCTGGTACAAGCACTCATTACACACTGCTTTCTTCTAGTCATGAGAGCTCAACACCAAGTGTACTGAACATACAAACTGTGATTCACGGAAGCTCCATTCATCATCTTGTGGGACCAGAGAGTCCTCATCGCAGCAGGTCTCCTAGTCCATCCAGAAGTCCAACCCGAGCTTCATCCAGGAGTCAAACTCCATCCTCAGTCAAATCCAAAGCGGATAAATCCAATAAGCTCATCCGACCCTCCTCAGCCAATCAGCAAACTAGAAAGCATAGGAGGGTGTCCAGGGAATCTCAGAGCTCTGCTGACACACTCACAGCCAGGAAATCAAAGGTGTACTTTGAGGGTGAGAAGCCTCCCAGACAGTCGGTGTTTGTGGAGACTGAGGGAAATGGTGGGGTTTCTGTGGGACTCAAGGAGGACAGGGCCCTCACATTCGAGGAGATTGAGGCAGAGCTCAATGCTTTAAAAGAGGATATAGAAGAGAGAAGGAAGTTCGAGGACGTGGACAAGATTTCTATTGATGATGACAGTGATGATGATAGTACGATGGATGAAGTCAATGTGGATTTGATTTGTTTACCTACCAATAACGAGCAAGAAAATGTTCAGGAGGACATGAGTGACTACAACATGTTGTTAGATGTGTATCGCAAAAAATGTATGGACGTCAGTGAGAACTGTGGTGTCTTAAGTGAGGCACTGATTTCACCGAGGAAAATGTTATCAAGACCTAGAAGTGGAGGGGCGTTGAAAGACAGGAAAACCAACAAAAACGCTGGAAGCAGAaggaacagttttcattttgagAGAACTCCACATAGCAGCAGGAGTAGCATTCCACCAGGAGAAAACAATTTGAAACACACCACTTCAGAAATTTCTATCGCAGACAGTGGTTACAGCATGGCCTCTAGTGATGTCAGTCACAGAGTTGAGAGTCCCGACGTGCCACGACTGAATCTTCAGGCCGAGGAGACCAGCGACATAGGACAGATGGAGTCTGACCGGACCGAGGACAAGACGTTACTGGAACTGGTGTGTGATGAACTACCCGACATACAGCAG ACTTCTGAAGGGTTACCAGAGAAAAGAAAACA AGAGGAGAAGATGGACCTAGAAATTGTTGCCAATACAAAGGAAATTCAAAAGCCTAA AATCAAGAGAAAACCAAATCCCTCCCAAAGTGCCCCGTTTGCACCATTATGCTTCAATGTCAATGCTAGACCCCCTGACGGATACATCTACTACTTTGCTTATGGTGCAGACATGAACCCATCCAG AATCTCTACATACATCCATAGGAAGGTTGAAAACAGATTTTGGGGGCTGCTGTTTGGTTTTAATTTAGTTTTCAACAAAAAAG GATCTGACATTGAGGCTGGTGCATTTGCTAACATTGAATTCAATCCATTCTGTTCTACAGAGGGGTGTATTTACCAAATAACTCCTCAGGAGCTTGAACTCTTAGACAAATTTGTTGGCTACCCTGAG CATTATGAGCACCTGATGTTACCTGTTTGGATGACAAATTCCCTAGAGGGAGACAAACTAGGTGTGGCCCAGTACTGTGTACCCGCTGTCATGTACATAGCTCAACAAAAGTGGATTGCGAAGG ataATGAGAAACTGAACTGTGACTATGCTTTGACTCAGTGCATCAAAAGTTCTGACCTAGTAACTCCCAACTATAGGGATCACCTAGTGAACAAGGCAGGGACCATCGAAATACAGAGCTAA
- the LOC105321971 gene encoding titin homolog isoform X1 gives MKSIEMTDQERRTRVDDLSPKRSVAQGSSAKSDHVVDINLDLDPDLMLEVDIPLDNTDRTPSTHSRRTSARTKSGSRKVMSAGNDKNCQSARSHVYIKTRARPMKPHETEPFLCIDNISPDKLQLMAEREANCASKSGSRKDSRSKTPVISTNQNFPFWATAKSPYSSPIPPRKVSRKTNGANDSRSSKWSSSRCGARTPSSMMFLSPNPASRANQHVKSPFKHAVPKKKDFDDSSTFSERSHVRTPASELKERTAVATYCVGRVLNKEKEKSEQKKAQGKLLKGKSVYPIGDYIWLKPLKPVHVEGPSINNCRGILSETRSHASPPNNRTLTRRRELIQRIPNVHEFLYERPRTVESIHRTSVASSLDENRELKDDEETPPDTSRLSPIDSDVNMPVAPPASMATTYKMVDGTLQPTPTPRNLTELQSTSTRENFLKKGDSSSNFNDNTSKRLEPDNTMMTTFEEPERSRTPEDRSKFVRFADGVHPEKPSKELTEEEIQNENVMEVEVTIKNQDKKEKEEKGKSSCKTEDIGNVKKKDDEEDPYGEGSKGPNGNKTAKEINRSEGSGKSKGTERSDENKENYGKQRSGDHQPSKDELKIETTQLLASSEPLKKSGTSTHYTLLSSSHESSTPSVLNIQTVIHGSSIHHLVGPESPHRSRSPSPSRSPTRASSRSQTPSSVKSKADKSNKLIRPSSANQQTRKHRRVSRESQSSADTLTARKSKVYFEGEKPPRQSVFVETEGNGGVSVGLKEDRALTFEEIEAELNALKEDIEERRKFEDVDKISIDDDSDDDSTMDEVNVDLICLPTNNEQENVQEDMSDYNMLLDVYRKKCMDVSENCGVLSEALISPRKMLSRPRSGGALKDRKTNKNAGSRRNSFHFERTPHSSRSSIPPGENNLKHTTSEISIADSGYSMASSDVSHRVESPDVPRLNLQAEETSDIGQMESDRTEDKTLLELVCDELPDIQQTSEGLPEKRKQEEKMDLEIVANTKEIQKPKIKRKPNPSQSAPFAPLCFNVNARPPDGYIYYFAYGADMNPSRISTYIHRKVENRFWGLLFGFNLVFNKKGSDIEAGAFANIEFNPFCSTEGCIYQITPQELELLDKFVGYPEHYEHLMLPVWMTNSLEGDKLGVAQYCVPAVMYIAQQKWIAKDNEKLNCDYALTQCIKSSDLVTPNYRDHLVNKAGTIEIQS, from the exons ATG AAATCGATAGAAATGACGGATCAAGAGAGGAGAACGAGAGTAGATGACCTATCGCCTAAACGTTCTGTGGCTCAAGGGTCTTCAGCTAAATCCGATCATGTGGTTGATATAAATTTGGATCTAGATCCAGATTTAATGCTGGAAGTTGACATTCCCCTAGACAACACGGACAGAACGCCATCTACGCACAGTCGGAGGACTTCAGCGAGAACAAAGTCTGGATCCAGGAAAGTGATGTCCGCTGGCAATGACAAGAATTGTCAAAGTGCTAGATCACATGTGTACATAAAGACTAGAGCAAGACCCATGAAACCCCACGAG ACAGAGCCATTCTTGTGTATAGACAACATTTCACCAGACAAACTACAACTAATGGCAG aAAGAGAAGCCAATTGTGCCTCTAAGAGTGGATCCCGCAAAGACAGTCGATCCAAAACTCCAGTCATATCAACCAATCAGAACTTTCCATTCTGGGCAACTGCCAAATCCCCTTACAGTTCTCCAATTCCTCCAAG AAAAGTATCTCGAAAAACAAATGGTGCAAACGACAGTCGGAGTTCAAAGTG GAGTTCTTCACGATGCGGCGCTCGAACCCCTTCCTCAATGATGTTTCTCTCACCGAATCCAGCCTCTCGGGCAAACCAGCATGTCAAATCACCATTCAAGCACGCTGTCCCAAAGAAAAAGGACTTCGATGACAGCTCTACATTCAGT gaaagATCCCATGTGCGTACTCCTGCTTCTGAGCTTAAGGAGCGTACAGCGGTTGCAACGTACTGTGTGGGGAGAGTGCTCAATAAAGAGAAGGAAAAATCGGAACAGAAAAAAGCCCAAGGAAAACTTCTGAAGGGAAA ATCTGTCTATCCCATTGGTGATTACATATG GTTAAAGCCACTGAAACCTGTTCATGTGGAGGGACCCTCAATCAATAATTGCAGAGGAATTTTGTCAG AAACAAGAAGTCACGCATCCCCGCCAAATAACAGAACACTAACACGTCGCAGAGAGTTGATTCAGAGAATCCCTAATGTGCATGAGTTCCTGTATGAGCGTCCTCGGACAGTTGAGTCCATTCACAGAACATCTGTGGCCTCGAGCTTGGACGAGAACAGAGAACTCAAAGATGATGAGGAGACTCCCCCTGATACCAGCAG ACTGTCACCAATAGATTCAGATGTCAACATGCCTGTGGCCCCACCAGCTTCCATGGCAACAACATACAAAATGGTGGACGGAACGC TTCAACCCACACCAACCCCTAGGAACCTAACAGAGCTACAGTCCACAAGTACTCGTGagaactttttaaagaaaggaGACTCAAGCTCCAATTTCAATGACAACACTTCAAAGCGACTAGAGCCGGACAACACAATGATGACAACATTTGAGGAACCAGAAAGATCGAGAACCCCAGAAGACAGGTCAAAGTTTGTCCGGTTTGCTGATGGGGTCCATCCCGAGAAGCCATCAAAGGAGTTGACTGAAGAGGAGATACAGAACGAGAATGTGATGGAGGTGGAAGTTACCATTAAAAATCaggataaaaaagaaaaggaagaaAAAGGAAAATCATCATGTAAAACAGAGGATATTGGTAATGTGAAAAAGAAAGATGATGAGGAGGATCCCTATGGTGAGGGAAGTAAGGGGCCAAATGGAAATAAAACGGCAAAGGAAATTAATCGATCAGAAGGTAGTGGTAAAAGTAAAGGCACAGAGAGAAGTGATGAGAACAAAGAGAATTATGGGAAACAAAGGAGTGGTGATCACCAGCCATCCAAGGATGAGTTAAAAATAGAAACCACACAACTCTTAGCAAGCAGTGAACCACTGAAAAAATCTGGTACAAGCACTCATTACACACTGCTTTCTTCTAGTCATGAGAGCTCAACACCAAGTGTACTGAACATACAAACTGTGATTCACGGAAGCTCCATTCATCATCTTGTGGGACCAGAGAGTCCTCATCGCAGCAGGTCTCCTAGTCCATCCAGAAGTCCAACCCGAGCTTCATCCAGGAGTCAAACTCCATCCTCAGTCAAATCCAAAGCGGATAAATCCAATAAGCTCATCCGACCCTCCTCAGCCAATCAGCAAACTAGAAAGCATAGGAGGGTGTCCAGGGAATCTCAGAGCTCTGCTGACACACTCACAGCCAGGAAATCAAAGGTGTACTTTGAGGGTGAGAAGCCTCCCAGACAGTCGGTGTTTGTGGAGACTGAGGGAAATGGTGGGGTTTCTGTGGGACTCAAGGAGGACAGGGCCCTCACATTCGAGGAGATTGAGGCAGAGCTCAATGCTTTAAAAGAGGATATAGAAGAGAGAAGGAAGTTCGAGGACGTGGACAAGATTTCTATTGATGATGACAGTGATGATGATAGTACGATGGATGAAGTCAATGTGGATTTGATTTGTTTACCTACCAATAACGAGCAAGAAAATGTTCAGGAGGACATGAGTGACTACAACATGTTGTTAGATGTGTATCGCAAAAAATGTATGGACGTCAGTGAGAACTGTGGTGTCTTAAGTGAGGCACTGATTTCACCGAGGAAAATGTTATCAAGACCTAGAAGTGGAGGGGCGTTGAAAGACAGGAAAACCAACAAAAACGCTGGAAGCAGAaggaacagttttcattttgagAGAACTCCACATAGCAGCAGGAGTAGCATTCCACCAGGAGAAAACAATTTGAAACACACCACTTCAGAAATTTCTATCGCAGACAGTGGTTACAGCATGGCCTCTAGTGATGTCAGTCACAGAGTTGAGAGTCCCGACGTGCCACGACTGAATCTTCAGGCCGAGGAGACCAGCGACATAGGACAGATGGAGTCTGACCGGACCGAGGACAAGACGTTACTGGAACTGGTGTGTGATGAACTACCCGACATACAGCAG ACTTCTGAAGGGTTACCAGAGAAAAGAAAACA AGAGGAGAAGATGGACCTAGAAATTGTTGCCAATACAAAGGAAATTCAAAAGCCTAA AATCAAGAGAAAACCAAATCCCTCCCAAAGTGCCCCGTTTGCACCATTATGCTTCAATGTCAATGCTAGACCCCCTGACGGATACATCTACTACTTTGCTTATGGTGCAGACATGAACCCATCCAG AATCTCTACATACATCCATAGGAAGGTTGAAAACAGATTTTGGGGGCTGCTGTTTGGTTTTAATTTAGTTTTCAACAAAAAAG GATCTGACATTGAGGCTGGTGCATTTGCTAACATTGAATTCAATCCATTCTGTTCTACAGAGGGGTGTATTTACCAAATAACTCCTCAGGAGCTTGAACTCTTAGACAAATTTGTTGGCTACCCTGAG CATTATGAGCACCTGATGTTACCTGTTTGGATGACAAATTCCCTAGAGGGAGACAAACTAGGTGTGGCCCAGTACTGTGTACCCGCTGTCATGTACATAGCTCAACAAAAGTGGATTGCGAAGG ataATGAGAAACTGAACTGTGACTATGCTTTGACTCAGTGCATCAAAAGTTCTGACCTAGTAACTCCCAACTATAGGGATCACCTAGTGAACAAGGCAGGGACCATCGAAATACAGAGCTAA